A genomic window from Glycine soja cultivar W05 chromosome 10, ASM419377v2, whole genome shotgun sequence includes:
- the LOC114370589 gene encoding protein SODIUM POTASSIUM ROOT DEFECTIVE 2-like isoform X1, whose translation MKRIDMFCASQASTAICLSMEQASCSSSNSILLGGRTMDRHNPIINDSRRSTSKSLTAPCSSSQSPINPKPYHELHKAKKNSSSKNAAKGHDNHHQKKSTAEKLTEHVTNTSKPVDGIVRRGWLKPPANLITPPGSTRSLLSDTALLDGSSDFDPVLALTTTVNNKTSQVGHQDEANPVSKLSSSSHPKSGSSDQQVVVLRVSLHCKGCEGKVRKHLSRMQGVTSFNIDFAAKKVTVVGDVTPLSVLASISKVKNAQLWPASASAVGSGTVETKRKTLSN comes from the exons ATGAAACGCATAGACATGTTCTGTGCTTCTCAAGCCTCAACAGCCATATGTCTGAGCATGGAACAAGCCTCATGCTCCTCTTCCAACAGCATTCTACTAGGAGGCCGAACCATGGACCGCCACAACCCCATTATCAATGACTCAAGAAGGAGCACTTCCAAATCCCTCACTGCTCCATGTTCCTCTTCTCAGTCCCCCATCAACCCCAAGCCTTACCATGAGCTCCACAAGGCCAAGAAAAACTCTTCTTCAAAAAATGCAGCAAAGGGTCATGATAATCATCATCAGAAGAAAAGTACAGCAGAAAAACTCACTGAACATGTCACCAACACTTCTAAACCAGTTGATGGCATTGTTCGTAGGGGTTGGCTTAAACCACCTGCTAATTTAATCACTCCTCCTGGTTCAACTAGATCTTTGCTCAGTGACACTGCCTTATTGGATGGTTCGTCAGATTTTGATCCAGTTTTGGCTTTAACTACTACGGTTAATAACAAAACTTCTCAAGTTGGTCATCAAGATGAAGCTAATCCTGTTTCGAAACTTTCAAGCTCTTCTCATCCAAAATCTGGTTCCTCAGACCAG caggTTGTAGTATTGAGGGTATCTTTGCATTGCAAAGGCTGTGAAGGGAAGGTGAGGAAACACCTCTCTAGAATGCAAG GAGTTACTTCCTTCAACATAGATTTTGCGGCGAAGAAGGTGACAGTGGTTGGGGATGTGACTCCATTGAGTGTCTTGGCTAGCATATCAAAGGTGAAAAATGCACAGTTATGGCCAGCATCTGCCTCAGCAGTGGGATCTGGTACGGttgaaacaaagagaaaaactttatCTAATTAA
- the LOC114370589 gene encoding protein SODIUM POTASSIUM ROOT DEFECTIVE 3-like isoform X2 — MKRIDMFCASQASTAICLSMEQASCSSSNSILLGGRTMDRHNPIINDSRRSTSKSLTAPCSSSQSPINPKPYHELHKAKKNSSSKNAAKGHDNHHQKKSTAEKLTEHVTNTSKPVDGIVRRGWLKPPANLITPPGSTRSLLSDTALLDGSSDFDPVLALTTTVNNKTSQVGHQDEANPVSKLSSSSHPKSGSSDQVVVLRVSLHCKGCEGKVRKHLSRMQGVTSFNIDFAAKKVTVVGDVTPLSVLASISKVKNAQLWPASASAVGSGTVETKRKTLSN, encoded by the exons ATGAAACGCATAGACATGTTCTGTGCTTCTCAAGCCTCAACAGCCATATGTCTGAGCATGGAACAAGCCTCATGCTCCTCTTCCAACAGCATTCTACTAGGAGGCCGAACCATGGACCGCCACAACCCCATTATCAATGACTCAAGAAGGAGCACTTCCAAATCCCTCACTGCTCCATGTTCCTCTTCTCAGTCCCCCATCAACCCCAAGCCTTACCATGAGCTCCACAAGGCCAAGAAAAACTCTTCTTCAAAAAATGCAGCAAAGGGTCATGATAATCATCATCAGAAGAAAAGTACAGCAGAAAAACTCACTGAACATGTCACCAACACTTCTAAACCAGTTGATGGCATTGTTCGTAGGGGTTGGCTTAAACCACCTGCTAATTTAATCACTCCTCCTGGTTCAACTAGATCTTTGCTCAGTGACACTGCCTTATTGGATGGTTCGTCAGATTTTGATCCAGTTTTGGCTTTAACTACTACGGTTAATAACAAAACTTCTCAAGTTGGTCATCAAGATGAAGCTAATCCTGTTTCGAAACTTTCAAGCTCTTCTCATCCAAAATCTGGTTCCTCAGACCAG gTTGTAGTATTGAGGGTATCTTTGCATTGCAAAGGCTGTGAAGGGAAGGTGAGGAAACACCTCTCTAGAATGCAAG GAGTTACTTCCTTCAACATAGATTTTGCGGCGAAGAAGGTGACAGTGGTTGGGGATGTGACTCCATTGAGTGTCTTGGCTAGCATATCAAAGGTGAAAAATGCACAGTTATGGCCAGCATCTGCCTCAGCAGTGGGATCTGGTACGGttgaaacaaagagaaaaactttatCTAATTAA
- the LOC114371904 gene encoding UDP-glucuronic acid decarboxylase 1-like, with protein sequence MKQLHKQTSLNHRREEEMLGSSESSPYSPKSIKHTRSLPRSINYLLREQRLLFILVGILIGSTFFIIQPTLSRMGPPEPAHTFLPRTGLARFSGTRPRTGRVPVGIGGRRQRIVVTGGAGFVGSHLVDKLIARGDDVIVIDNFFTGRKENLVHLFGNPRFELIRHDVVEPILLEVDQIYHLACPASPVHYKYNPVKTIKTNVMGTLNMLGLAKRIGARFLLTSTSEVYGDPLEHPQKETYWGNVNPIGERSCYDEGKRTAETLAMDYHRGAGVEVRIARIFNTYGPRMCLDDGRVVSNFVAQAIRKQPLTVYGDGKQTRSFQYVSDLVNGLVALMESEHVGPFNLGNPGEFTMLELAQVVKETIDSSATIEYKPNTADDPHMRKPDISKAKELLNWEPKIPLREGLPLMVNDFRNRILNENEGKGMK encoded by the exons ATGAAACAGCTCCACAAGCAAACGAGTCTGAATCACCGGAGGGAGGAAGAGATGTTGGGGAGCAGCGAGAGCTCACCCTACTCCCCCAAATCCATCAAGCACACCAGATCTCTCCCCAGATCCATCAACTACCTCCTCCGCGAGCAGCGCCTCTTGTTCATCCTCGTCGGCATCCTCATCGGCTCCACCTTCTTCATCATCCAGCCCACTCTCTCCCGCATGGGCCCACCCGAGCCGGCCCACACATTCCTCCCTCGAACCGGGCTTGCCCGCTTCAGCGGCACAAGGCCTCGCACGGGCCGCGTTCCGGTCGGGATCGGCGGCAGGAGGCAGCGAATCGTCGTCACCGGCGGCGCGGGCTTCGTCGGGAGCCACCTCGTCGACAAACTCATCGCTCGCGGTGACGACGTCATCGTGATCGACAATTTCTTCACGGGAAGAAAAGAGAACCTGGTGCATCTGTTCGGGAACCCTAGGTTCGAGCTCATTCGCCACGACGTCGTTGAGCCGATTCTGTTGGAGGTTGATCAGATCTACCACCTCGCGTGTCCCGCGTCGCCGGTGCACTACAAATACAACCCCGTCAAGACCATC AAGACGAATGTGATGGGCACGCTTAACATGCTTGGCCTTGCGAAGAGAATTGGGGCTAGGTTTCTGCTTACTAGTACTAGTGAGGTTTACGGTGATCCGTTGGAGCATCCTCAGAAAGAGACTTACTGGGGAAATGTGAATCCAATTG GTGAGAGGAGCTGTTACGATGAAGGGAAAAGGACTGCGGAGACGTTGGCCATGGATTATCATCGGGGTGCTGGTGTTGAG GTTCGTATTGCTCGAATTTTCAACACATATGGACCCCGCATGTGTTTGGATGATGGGCGTGTTGTTAGCAATTTTGTTGCACAG GCTATTCGTAAACAACCATTGACTGTATATGGTGATGGGAAGCAAACAAGAAGTTTCCAATATGTCTCTGATTTG GTTAATGGGCTGGTGGCTTTGATGGAAAGCGAACATGTGGGACCTTTCAACCTGGGTAACCCAGGGGAGTTTACCATGTTAGAGCTTGCTCAG GTTGTCAAAGAAACAATTGATTCAAGTGCTACAATAGAATACAAACCAAATACTGCTGATGATCCACACATGAGGAAGCCAGATATTAGCAAAGCCAAGGAACTGCTGAACTGGGAGCCAAAAATCCCTCTGAGAGAAGGGTTGCCTCTCATGGTTAATGATTTCCGAAATCGAATTCTGAATGAAAACGAAGGAAAAGGGATGAAATAA
- the LOC114370055 gene encoding 60S ribosomal protein L35 gives MARIKVYELRNKTKAELLNQLKDLKAELALLRVAKVTGGAPNKLSKIKVVRLSIAQVLTVISQKQKAALREAYKKKKYLPLDLRPKKTRAIRRRLTKHQASLKTEREKKKELYFPLRKYAIKV, from the exons ATGG CGAGGATAAAGGTTTACGAGCTTAGGAACAAGACGAAGGCGGAGCTGCTGAACCAGCTGAAGGATCTCAAGGCGGAGCTTGCCCTGCTCCGCGTCGCCAAGGTCACCGGCGGCGCCCCCAACAAGCTCTCCAAAAT caAGGTGGTGAGGCTTTCGATAGCGCAGGTTTTGACGGTTATTTCCCAAAAGCAGAAAGCGGCGCTGAGAGAGGCttacaagaagaagaagtatTTGCCCCTTGACCTACGTCCCAAAAAGACCCGCGCCATTCGGAGACGCCTTACCAAACACCAG GCGTCTTTGAAGACGGAACGTGAGAAAAAGAAGGAGCTGTACTTTCCACTAAGAAAGTATGCGATCAAAGTTTAG
- the LOC114370004 gene encoding exocyst complex component EXO70H1-like produces MRFICFEPKTQSFSFSRHTPPTSSSSPSTSTKESFEEAETLILKWNPETSAYGRVTSLFYNDKAEAMHYIHCVNMLQKTMHSLISQNASSQKLILAHNLMQMAMKTLQKEFYQILSMNRAHLDPESVSTRSSTTSTRTSFCSDSYDGGTAEEDVRESGDCISEVERVSSEAMADLKSIADCMISNGYAKECVSVYTTMRKSIVDEGIYRLNVEEFSSSKVNKMHWDVLELKIKSWLEAVKIAVRTLFAGERILCDHVFGASQSISEACFAEISRSGANLLFGFPELVAKTKKSPPEKIFRMIDMYAAIAGMWSEIESIFSLDSTTAVKSQAYGLLLGLSESVRTSLSDFATAIQKDSSKSTANFAGVHSLTVQVMNHLTTLADYSNVLSEIFFDVPPPPRSPLPESYLYSPESDNTTTTETEFSVQMARLILILLCKIDGKSRYYKEVSLSYLFLANNLRHILAKVRASNLHYVLGDDWVLNHDAKVKRLTANYERVAWGKVLSSLPENPTAEMSAAEARVMFGNFNFEFEKAYRRENTFTVPEQEFREEMKASLVRKITPIYREAYETHRIVMGTVREIREYVTFAPEDVENYMMNLFSEGRASSGSGGNKSCFVKCKKCK; encoded by the coding sequence ATGAGATTCATTTGCTTCGAGCCGAAAACGCAGTCGTTTTCCTTTTCCCGCCACACTCCGCCAACGAGTTCATCATCACCTTCTACAAGCACTAAGGAGAGCTTTGAAGAAGCAGAAACTCTGATACTAAAATGGAACCCTGAAACCTCTGCGTACGGAAGAGTAACCTCTCTCTTCTACAACGACAAAGCTGAAGCCATGCACTACATCCACTGCGTTAACATGCTTCAGAAAACCATGCACTCTTTGATCTCTCAGAACGCTTCCTCGCAGAAACTCATTCTCGCCCATAACCTAATGCAAATGGCCATGAAGACACTCCAGAAAGAGTTCTATCAGATATTATCAATGAACCGGGCCCACCTTGACCCTGAATCCGTCTCCACCAGATCCTCCACCACTTCAACAAGAACCTCTTTCTGTTCCGACAGTTACGACGGCGGCACAGCGGAAGAAGATGTTCGCGAATCGGGGGATTGTATCTCCGAAGTCGAACGTGTTTCTTCTGAAGCCATGGCGGATCTGAAATCCATCGCGGATTGCATGATTTCCAACGGTTATGCGAAGGAATGCGTCAGCGTTTACACGACCATGAGAAAATCGATCGTCGACGAAGGCATTTATCGCCTCAACGTGGAGGAGTTTAGTTCCTCGAAGGTGAACAAGATGCACTGGGATGTGCTCGAGTTGAAAATCAAGAGCTGGTTGGAGGCGGTTAAGATCGCCGTGAGGACGCTCTTCGCAGGAGAGAGGATCCTCTGCGATCACGTATTCGGTGCGTCGCAATCCATCAGTGAAGCTTGCTTCGCCGAGATTTCTAGAAGCGGAGCAAATCTGCTGTTCGGATTCCCCGAACTAGTCGCGAAAACGAAGAAATCGCCGCCGGAGAAGATCTTCCGGATGATTGATATGTACGCTGCAATAGCCGGGATGTGGTCGGAGATTGAATCGATATTCTCGCTCGATTCAACAACAGCTGTTAAATCTCAAGCCTACGGTCTTCTTCTCGGACTCTCCGAGTCTGTACGAACGAGTTTATCGGACTTTGCGACCGCAATTCAGAAAGACTCTTCCAAATCGACGGCGAACTTCGCCGGCGTTCATTCCCTGACAGTGCAAGTGATGAATCACTTGACTACTCTCGCGGATTACAGCAACGTGCTCTCGGAAATTTTCTTCGACGTGCCACCGCCGCCGAGGTCGCCGTTGCCGGAATCTTACTTATACAGTCCAGAATCCGACAACACCACCACGACGGAGACGGAGTTTTCAGTGCAGATGGCGCGGCTTATTCTGATTCTTCTCTGCAAGATCGACGGGAAATCAAGGTATTACAAGGAAGTTTCGTTGTCTTACCTGTTTCTCGCGAACAATCTCCGGCACATACTGGCCAAGGTCCGTGCGTCGAACTTGCATTACGTTCTCGGCGACGATTGGGTTTTGAATCATGATGCGAAGGTGAAGAGGTTGACGGCGAACTACGAGAGAGTGGCGTGGGGCAAAGTGCTTTCGTCTTTGCCGGAAAATCCAACGGCGGAAATGTCGGCGGCGGAGGCGAGGGTTATGTTCGggaatttcaattttgaattcGAGAAAGCTTATCGGAGAGAGAACACGTTCACCGTGCCGGAACAGGAATTTCGAGAAGAAATGAAAGCGTCTCTTGTGAGAAAAATAACCCCAATTTACCGCGAGGCGTATGAAACGCACCGTATTGTAATGGGAACGGTGAGGGAAATAAGAGAGTATGTCACATTTGCCCCTGAAGATGTTGAGAATTACATGATGAATCTTTTCTCTGAGGGAAGAGCGAGCTCCGGTAGCGGAGGAAACAAGTCATGTTTTGTAAAGTGTaaaaaatgcaaatga
- the LOC114370635 gene encoding probable pectate lyase 4, with protein sequence MGNAHHSQWHRKHGNSVLPPHKYNPQPPPTTSNSNMLSLPYTHVDTTLRSLAAQAEGFGRFAIGGLHGPLHHVTSLADDGPGSLRDACRRKEPLWIVFEVSGTIQLSSYLNVSSHKTIDGRGQRIKLSGKGLRLKECEHVIICNLEFEGGRGHDVDAIQIKPNSKHIWIDRCTLSDFDDGLIDITRESTDITISRCHFSQHDKAMLIGADPSHVGDRCMRVTIHHCFFNGTRQRQPRVRFAKVHLYNNYIRNWGIYAVCASVESQIFSQHNIYEAGQKKVAFKYLTEQAADKEVGATGTIMSEGDIFLNGAKAGLMAVDVSCNMFHPSEHYPSWTVEAPTDDLKQILHHCTGWQSLARPADRTL encoded by the exons ATGGGTAACGCTCATCATTCACAATGGCATCGCAAACACGGTAACTCCGTTCTTCCGCCCCATAAATACAATCCTCAGCCACCACCAACCACCTCCAATTCCAACATGCTTTCTCTTCCTTACACCCACGTCGACACCACTCTCCGCTCCCTCGCCGCCCAAGCCGAGGGCTTCGGTCGCTTCGCCATCGGCGGCCTCCACGGTCCCCTTCACCACGTCACATCTCTCGCAG ATGATGGACCGGGGTCGCTGCGTGACGCGTGTCGCCGAAAAGAACCACTGTGGATTGTGTTTGAGGTTTCCGGCACCATTCAACTCTCCTCCTACTTGAACGTGTCGTCTCACAAGACCATCGATGGTCGTGGCCAGAGGATCAAACTCAGCGGAAAAGGCTTGCGGCTGAAGGAATGCGAGCACGTGATAATTTGTAATCTGGAGTTCGAAGGAGGCAGAGGGCATGATGTTGACGCCATTCAGATCAAACCTAATTCCAAGCACATATGGATTGATCGTTGCACGCTTAGTGATTTTGATGATGGGCTCATAGATATCACCCGAGAAAGCACAGACATTACTATTTCAAG GTGTCACTTCTCCCAGCATGACAAAGCCATGCTCATTGGGGCTGATCCCTCGCATGTTGGAGATAGGTGCATGAGGGTGACCATACACCATTGTTTTTTCAATGGGACTCGACAGAGGCAACCTCGTGTTAGGTTCGCAAAAGTGCATCTGTACAACAATTATATCAGAAACTGGGGCATATATGCTGTTTGTGCTAGTGTGGAATCCCAG ATATTCTCGCAACATAATATCTATGAAGCAGGACAGAAAAAGGTGGCATTTAAGTACCTTACTGAGCAG GCAGCAGACAAGGAAGTGGGAGCAACTGGTACCATAATGTCTGAAGGAGACATATTCTTAAATGGTGCTAAAGCGGGATTAATGGCTGTGGATGTTTCATGCAACATGTTTCACCCCAGTGAACACTATCCCTCTTGGACAGTGGAAGCCCCTACAGATGATCTGAAACAGATTCTTCATCACTGCACTGGATGGCAATCTCTTGCTAGGCCAGCAGATCGAACACTATGA